CTGCAAGTGAGTATTGAAGATGCAGTAGCTGCAGATGAAATCTTTACCACCTTAATGGGTGACAATGTAGAGCCAAGAAGAGAGTTTATTGAAACGAATGCTTTAGATGCGGAAAACATTGATATTTAAAAAAATGTTCCTAATGAGTTAGAGAGACTACTGTTCCACTGGTGACAAACACTCCTCTAACTCACAGCAAGGCTTAGTCAATTATTAAATTGATTTTACTGTTTAGATAATGAGATAAAAAAAAGACTTGATTTTGTTGCTTAAAAGAAAAGGTTCATTGGCACACTACCAATTTAGCTAATAAGTGCTGCATCCTTGCAGCGAAGTACATCCTTTGTACTGGTCCCTTTGTTGACTTCCTGTCAGACATGTCCATGTCATCCCTATATGTTTTTAGTATAACCAATTGGTGGTTTATGTCATTGAGTATAATGAGCAGTGATATGTAAGAAATTTCTCATTTCAGAAGTGGTATTGTCTTCCTCATTGAAAGCTGCATTATTATCCTGCAATACCAATGGATTTAGGTTGCTGTTGAGTAATACAGTGTATACCGCCGCCACCAGAAAACACATCGAGCGCATCGATTTGTGTAATTTGATATCCTGGAAATATTTGTACAAATAGCTGATAAGCTAATCTATCAAAAGACTCATATCCAAAAGCAGGCATCACAATGCCTTGATTAGCCATGTAAAAATTGATATACGAGAGTGTGAGCCTTTCCCCATCAAGGTAAGTAGCTGGAGGTTGTTCAACAGTATACACATCAAGTGCACGTCCTCTGGCGTCCCTAGCTGATTTAAGAATTTCAAAATTCTCTTGTAAGCGATGATAATTGGGATCATCCTTATCATTGCTAATAAGGCACAATACCTTTCCAGGAGCAATAAATGTTGCTATTTCATCAACATGACCATCTGTTTCATCACCTATCAATCCCATATTCAGCCAAATAATGTGCTCGGCTCCCAGGTAATTCAAAAGGTATTGCTCGATTTCCTGCTGAGTTAAATGAGGGTTTCTATTGGTATTTAATAAACACTCTTTACTTGTTAATATAGTGCCCTCACCATCCACATGAAAGGAACCTCCTTCCATGACCAATGGGGCATGGAAATATTGAGCACCAGTATATTTTATTAGTTCAGCAGCTATTAAATTATCTAAAGAACAATCAGCGTAATTACCACCCCAAGCATTATGTATCCAATCCACTCCGGCAAGTTGCTTTGCATTATTAATTAAAAAGGTAGCACCTGTATCGCGGGTCCATGAATCGTTAATTGGTAAAGAGATAATTTCAATATTATGGCCATTGCATAATTGTTTAGCTGAGTCTTCATCACCTGGATTGACTAATATAGCAACGGGCTCAAATTGAGAAATAGCATTTGCAACCCGAGCATAGGCCATTTTAGCTTTATCTAATCCGATTTTAGACCAAGTGCCTTGGTGACAGGGCCATGCCATCCAGCATCGTTCATGAGGATACCATTCAGCAGGCATATAAAAACCATATTGTTGAGGTGTTGTATTCATAATCACTGTGCTACATTTCCATCTAGGTAAGTTAATTGAGAAAAAATACTTCTTAATTCATTTAAGTAAGAGAGTGCTATTTCCTTAGGTAGTTCTGATTTTATTAATTGCTTTTCATATGATTGAATTAATTTCTTAGTATCGAAATGGGCTAAATTCAACACGTTTGTGACAGTATCGCCACTGACTAAATCATCCAGCTCAAAATGCCCATCATCAGAAAGTTTTACATCCAAAGAATTGGTATCTCCAAACAAGTTATGTAGATTACCTAATATTTCCTGATACGCACCAACCAGGAAAAATCCCATATTATAAGGGTTATTGACATCATAGGAAGGGAGCATCAATGTGGTTGTAACGCATGAACTACCAGGATATTGTTTAATTGTACCGTCTGAATCGCAGGTTAAATCTTGCAGGATGCTATGCATGCTAAGCGTTCTATTAAGCTGCGAGATAGGAGCTACTGGGAAAATCTGGCCAATGGCCCAAGCATCAGGAATAGATTGGAAAAAAGAGATATTACAAAATATCTTGGCGGCCATGCATTCATTGATTCGCATCAGTAAAGCTTTTTCACTTGGATTTTCTTCATCCAGTTTATCTTTTATTTCCATACAAATGTTAGTATAAAAAGCTTCCACTTTGGCTTTTTCCTGCAGACTGATTACCCCGTGTTTAAAAAGGGAGTGCGCTTCATTAAGCGAATGAGCAGCATAATTATATATTTCTGTGGGTGAGCTGTCCGTGATAGCTTGGTAAGTGTCATAGATATCTTGAATAACATGGGAGTCATCTTCGGATATTTCAGGAAGGACTGGTGCTTTATTAATAATCTCTATATCCGTAATATTGGAAATTAATACAGCATGATGAGCAGTTAATGCTCGTCCTGATTCAGAGATAAGATCTGGTTCAGATATATCAGCTTCCTGGCATAAATGTTTTAAGGCCAACATGATGTGAGTAGCATACTCAACAAGGCTGTAGTTCATTGAGCATCCTTTATTAGATCGAGTTCCCTCATAATCCACGCTCAGACCTCCTCCAACATCAATTGTGCTTATCGGAGCATTGAGCTGACGTAACTCAATATAGTATCTCGCTACTTCCTGCATGCAATGGCGTATGTCATGAATGTTGGCTATTTGTGAGCCTAAATGGCAGTGCATTAACTGTAAACAATCCAGCATATCATTGGCTTTTAATTGTAAAATCAATTCAAGGACCTGTTTGGCATTTAATCCAAATTTTGATTTAACTCCGCCGGTATTTTCCCACTTGCCAGCACTCTTGCTGACCAGCCGAATTCGTACACCCAATGTCGGTTTGACTTGAAGGCGCGCAGATTCTTTTAAAATAATGTCCAATTCAGATTTTTTTTCAATAACAATAAAAACTTTATGCCCCATTTGTTGAGCGATTAGCGCTGTACGAATGTAGCTGGAGTCTTTATAGCCGTTACAAACTATGGTGCTTTGCTGGTCTCCCAACATACCTATAACCGCCATCAATTCGGGTTTGCTGCCAGCTTCCAGGCCTATCTGATTATCAGGCGATTTTAACAATTCACGCACCACACTTTGTTCCTGGTTTACTTTAATCGGATAAACCAGTTGGTAATTGCCTGCATAATCAGTATCTTCTCGAGCCTGGGTGAACGCCTGATAAATTCTGTGGACTCTATCATGCAGAATATCACTACAACGGATTAGTAAAGGTAAATGCAATCCGGCACGATCGGCTGCATCAACTATAGTTTGCAGTTCAACTCCCTGTTTACCTGGTTTTTTACTGATCTCAATATTTCCTTTAGAGTTGACTCTGAAATATCCTTCACCCCAATTTTCAATGTTATAAAGATTTTCATCTGATAGAGTATTATTGTTCATTCTTGCTTTCCAAAGGGGATTAACGGGGTTTGACTAATTCATGATAAGTCTCGGGTTCTCGCTGTTGGGGAAATGGGAATAATCGTCCCCACAATTCACGTTGGCTGAAGTCCAGTTCAGCAACTAATACAGCAGGCTCATTTCGCGGTGCCTGAGCTAAAATTTCACCCATAGGGGTACTGATAAAGCTGCTTCCGTAAAAGTTTAAGTCATCTTCACAGCCAATACGGTTGACTGCAATAATGAAGGTGTTG
Above is a genomic segment from Legionella pneumophila subsp. pascullei containing:
- a CDS encoding agmatine/peptidylarginine deiminase, which codes for MNTTPQQYGFYMPAEWYPHERCWMAWPCHQGTWSKIGLDKAKMAYARVANAISQFEPVAILVNPGDEDSAKQLCNGHNIEIISLPINDSWTRDTGATFLINNAKQLAGVDWIHNAWGGNYADCSLDNLIAAELIKYTGAQYFHAPLVMEGGSFHVDGEGTILTSKECLLNTNRNPHLTQQEIEQYLLNYLGAEHIIWLNMGLIGDETDGHVDEIATFIAPGKVLCLISNDKDDPNYHRLQENFEILKSARDARGRALDVYTVEQPPATYLDGERLTLSYINFYMANQGIVMPAFGYESFDRLAYQLFVQIFPGYQITQIDALDVFSGGGGIHCITQQQPKSIGIAG
- the speA gene encoding biosynthetic arginine decarboxylase, producing the protein MNNNTLSDENLYNIENWGEGYFRVNSKGNIEISKKPGKQGVELQTIVDAADRAGLHLPLLIRCSDILHDRVHRIYQAFTQAREDTDYAGNYQLVYPIKVNQEQSVVRELLKSPDNQIGLEAGSKPELMAVIGMLGDQQSTIVCNGYKDSSYIRTALIAQQMGHKVFIVIEKKSELDIILKESARLQVKPTLGVRIRLVSKSAGKWENTGGVKSKFGLNAKQVLELILQLKANDMLDCLQLMHCHLGSQIANIHDIRHCMQEVARYYIELRQLNAPISTIDVGGGLSVDYEGTRSNKGCSMNYSLVEYATHIMLALKHLCQEADISEPDLISESGRALTAHHAVLISNITDIEIINKAPVLPEISEDDSHVIQDIYDTYQAITDSSPTEIYNYAAHSLNEAHSLFKHGVISLQEKAKVEAFYTNICMEIKDKLDEENPSEKALLMRINECMAAKIFCNISFFQSIPDAWAIGQIFPVAPISQLNRTLSMHSILQDLTCDSDGTIKQYPGSSCVTTTLMLPSYDVNNPYNMGFFLVGAYQEILGNLHNLFGDTNSLDVKLSDDGHFELDDLVSGDTVTNVLNLAHFDTKKLIQSYEKQLIKSELPKEIALSYLNELRSIFSQLTYLDGNVAQ